The Porphyromonas pogonae genome segment ACGGCACGTGTAGAAGAGAAGTTCGATGATGTGGCAGAAGGTGCCCTACAATGGCGCAATGTTATACAACGTTTCTATAAAGATTTCCATCCCGTTGTAGAGCAAGCTTCAGAGCGTGATCCTAATCACAAAGTAGGAGAGAAGTTGTTGGGCAACGACCCTGTATCCGGTGAGCCTGTATATGTGCGCATTGGGCGCTACGGCCCCATGGTACAGATAGGAGATGCTGCAGAGAACAAAAAGCCTCGATTTGCATCTCTCATGAAAAATCAATCCATCGAAACTATTACTTTGGACGAAGCCATGGAACTCTTTGCACTGCCCAAGACTTTAGGACAGTTTGAGGACAAAGACGTGGTAGTTGCGATAGGTCGTTTCGGCCCTTACATCCGCCACAACTCCAAGTTTGTAAGTATCCCCAAAGATATAGAGCCTCTCGACGTTTCACTCGATGATGCTGTAGCGCTCATCCTAGCCAAGCGGGAAGCTGATGAGAAAAGCCTGTTGAGAACTTTCGACGAAGATAAGGAATTGGAAATCCGCAATGGCAGATTCGGAGCTTACATCAAGTATCAGGGCAATAACTACAAGATACCCAAGACTGTAAAAGAGCCCGAACAACTATCATACGACGAGTGTATGAAGATCGTGCAAGAAACTCCGGTGAAAACTAAAACCACCGCAAGAGGCAAGAGCAAAGCGGCATCGAAAGAGCGTAAAACATCATCAAGCAAAGCGGCATCTTCAACCACGAAGAAGGCTTCAACCACTAAGAAGGCAACGACTGCTACCCAAAAAACGACTGCCAAGAAAACGTCTAAGGCCTCTACCTCTAAGTCAAAAGCATAACGGGTCAAAAAATCTTTCCCCACAAGCAGAGCTTTCGTTGGCGGAAGCTCTGCTTATTAGCATTCAGGCAAAATCATTACAAAAGATGAGATACTTCATTTACTTATCATACAATGGAACCAACTATAGCGGCTGGCAAACACAACCCAATGCAGTGACAGTGCAGCAGACTATAGAGGAGGCTCTGTGTACCATACTCCGTAAACCTACACCTATATTGGGGGCGGGACGCACAGATGCCGGAGTGCATGCTCGGGAAATGATCGCCCACGTAGAGCTGGATATGGATCAATCCGAAGCGGATGCACTGGCACTAAAACTGGATCGATTGTTACCTCCCGATATAAGTATCCGTAGTATGGTGCATGTAAAAGCAGACGCTCACGCCCGCTTCGATGCCGTGTCACGTACCTATCGTTATTATATTACCATGCGCAAGGATCCGTTTGCACACGGACTGATGCTTCGTATGCATCGCACGCTCGACATAGACGAGATGAATGAAGCAGCATCGCACCTGATGAGATACACAGACTTCACAAGCTTCAGCAAGCTTCATACCGATGTCAAGACAAACAATTGTAAGATCACACATGCCTTATGGACTGTAGGACAAGACAGTGATCATTACGTATTCACCATCACAGCCGATCGTTTTCTGCGCAACATGGTAAGAGCTATTGTGGGCACACTCTTTCAAGTGGGTTGGGGCAAGATGAGTGTAACCGATTTTTGTACTGTGATCGAACGCCAAGACCGTTGCCAAGCAGGCAGCTCGGCTCCGGGTCATGCCCTTTACTTAGAAGAAGTCAAGTACCCGCAAGAAATATTCATTACGGAGTAACCTCAAAGATCCAGCTCTTATTGCTTTCATTTACGTCAGAGAATTCACCTTATGCTGTCATTTTGCTAGTTTTTCGAGGTCTCACATACCGTTATCTCTTCTTTGAAAGGGACACTCTACACCATGGCTTGACAAAGTCTTTTTGATATTGTATCTTTGCGGTAATAGGAATACAGTCTATACAAATAGTATAATGACATAAGAGTTACATGAAAATACGAATATGATAAAGCTGATAAATAAGTGTTTACATCCAGGATACGAATGCGGAATTATTCGTATGGTCCTCTTTTTCGTGTACATTATAACTGCCTTGTCTTAAACACACCTCACACAAGATTACATCCTTACCTCCATATCTTGTAGACTCTCCTTGTTCCACATCAATTTCGACAAATAACTTATCATAATAGGTCAGTAGACTTGTCCTAATAGGTCTAAAGACCTATTAGGATAAAGCAATCAACTCATGTACACGGACGACAGACCTATCATATAAAGTCGGTAGATCTATCATAATAGAATTTTAAATCGTCTATATAATTTTATTACAAGCTATATAGTCGCCCCTTAAAATCGTGTTTATTTTCTGATATACAGCAAATTGCACTCTTCTATTCTTTGATAAATCTGCAAGTTTTTGTATCTTTGGATATAGAAACTTGCAGATTTTTTTATGATACGCCCTACTCAAACAGTTCAATCTCTGTTCTCTTCGCTGGACGATTTGCTCAACCAGCAACATCCTCTGTATAAACTTTCCCATAAAATCGATTGGAAAAGGTTCGAAGAGGCTTTTTCTTCCTTGTATTGCCCTGACAATGGTCGTCCAGGTAAGCCTATTCGTTTAATGTGTGGTCTTTTAATTCTCAAGCATTTGCGCAATATTTCAGATGAATCTGTTGTAGAACAATGGAGTGAGAACGCTTATTTTCAATATTTTTGTGGCATGCAGGAGTTTACACCTTCCTTTCCCTGCAATGCCTCGGAACTGGTTCACTTCCGCAAACGTATCGGCGAAAGAGGGATAGAGCTTATTCTTGCAGAAAGTATTCGTGTGAATGATGACAAAAATGATAAGGATCACCACGATACCGCTTTTATAGACTCCACCGTGCAGGAAAAGAATGTGACCTATCCTACAGATGCCAAGTTGCATAAGAAGATAGTAGGCAAGGTTCTCAAAATCGCAAGGGCTCTCAATCTACCCATTCGTCAAAGCTATACTTTCGTATTGAAAAGAATTTATCGGGATCAACGTTTTCGCAACCATCCCAAGAACCGTAAGAAAGCTCTTAAAGCGGATAAACGGTTACGAACAATAGCGGGACGTTTGGTTCGGGAACTTAAACGAAACCTAGGTAGTAACAGGGAGTACGACAAACTCATTTCCCTCTTTGAAAGGATTCTTTCGCAACGGCGTAATTCCACTCAAAAGATTTATTCTCTTCATGAACCGGATGTTCAATGCATCAGTAAAGGTAAGGAGCACAAAAAATATGAGTTTGGAAACAAAGTCTCGATTATACGCTCCATGACGGGAGTGATTTTGGGAGCCTCTTCTTTCCGTAATGAGTACGACGGACATACCATAGAGCAAAGCCTCGATCAGGTGAAGAGACTCACGGGAGAAAGGATTAAGAAACTGGCCGGAGATAGAGGTTACCGTGGAAAAAAAGAAATAAACGGTACGCAGATATTGATTCCTGACACTCCAAAAGCTAAAGACAGTTATTATCAACGTAAAAAGAAGCATCGACTTTTCTGCAAGCGTGCAGGAATAGAACCAACTATCGGACATTTAAAATCAGATTATCGCTTGGGACGTAACTTTTACAAAGGGCTCTTCGGGGATGCTATCAATGTAATGTTAGCTGCAGCGGCATATAACTTCAAAAGAGCCATGAAGCTTCTTTTGTACCTAATAAACAAAATCAGCGAAACACTCCCAATGGAGAGGATTGCGCTGAAATGTGCTTTTTAAGGGACGACTATATAACATTAAATAAATGGAACATATAAACAAAATATATTATAGGTATTCATTAATTATCCATTATACGGCAGTAAGATTTATTTGCAACTTTATTTTCTATGATTTTAGATGTAAAAAACACGTTTCTTATTTAGACTAAGTCTAAATAAGCGGTATAACTTAACTAAAACAGCACAAATTTGAGAGCTCTTCTTGAATTCTAATATTTATTTAGTTTTCTACTTTTCAACACATTACCAATCACAAAACAAATTAGCATCAGTGTATGGCAATTGACATTTTGTCAAAAATAAAGGTGCAAGCAAACACTCAATTCATATATAGCTCATATCATGACAATACATCAAATTTATCACTATATTTGGTGCGAACACCAAAAGCTATAGAGGATGAAAATCAAACTACCCGATCTACTGTCGGCAATCATATTGGTACTAGCTTTACTATACCTCTGGGTATCTTACAATCATGCACCGACAAATCTACCTGCAAATTACAATGTGGAAGACGTGAGTGATGCCGCAGGGCTCAAATCCTCGGCCATATTACTTGCGGTTATCATGTTCATCGTACATATTGGATTAGGAGTGCTGAGTACCCACCCCACCTTTTTCCATTATCCGTTTAATGTAACAAATGAAAACGATGAGCAAATATACAGCACGGTAAGCAATATGGTAAAATACCTGAGGCTGTGTATAAATACTATTTTGGCTATAGTAATCTACGACATAATCAACGATAATGTCAAAATCCCTGTTGTGATAATAATATTGCTCTGTCTTTGTTCTTTATTTATTGCAACCCTCTATATCAGGAAACTCAAAAAATACAATGAATAGTGTCCTATCAAAATCGACAGTATTTTAGCGTCTTCAACCTCATAGCTTATTCGGATTTCAAAACATTGGCGGGGTTTTGATAAGCAGCCTTGAGCACACGGCTTACTATACATGTATATACTAGCAGATTGATGGCTATCAGAATAATGACATAAATATACCATCTGATACTTACCTGACGGCTATACTGCTCCACCCACCGACTCATGATGAAGTATCCTATAGGGAAGGACACAGCACAAGACAGCAACACAATATCTACATATTGACGGATAAAAAGCCTCATGATTTCATGTACACCTGCACCATTGACCTTGCGGATAGCTATTTCTTTGCGCCGCTGATTGCAACTCAGGGTAATCATCGAATATATCCCGAATACTGCAATGAGTATGGCTATCCCTGTCATCACCGCCAGTAGTCGCAGCAGGTTGCGCTCGCTACGTGTATAAGTAGCATACTGCTTTTCCATATCGTAGAACGAAAGGTCAAAGCGATTACCAACCATCGTCTTGGTCAGGGTCTTTCTTATTTGCTTTTCGATTCGTATAGCATTCTTTGCATCACATTTATAAGCCAGTGTACCCGATAGGCTCCCCATACCCTGGGCATTGGTCACAAACATTGTGGGCTTCACGGGCTCTGTGGGTAGCGAGGTATAGAGGTCTTGTACTATACCTACTATAGTAAGTTTATTGAGCGTCTTGCCCAGGGGGTGTTTTGCGCCCAATTGCTTACAAGCAGCTTGGTTGATGAGACACACACCCTTCTCTCCGTTGTGCAGATTGCGCCCCTCGAGTATCTTCACGTTAAAAAAAGGCACAAAGTCTTCAGGTGATCCCATATTGAATATCTGGTACGTCTTGGGAGAGCCACCACCTTCAGGCCCATCGCTATCGTCCTCGGTAAACGAACACCATGACGTCTGTGGCAGGAACGACTGCGGGAAGTGGATCACACGCTCTATACCAGGGATGGACTTGAGCTCATCGACGTGGATTTTATCTTCGTCACCCATATTCATCACGGTATGGATACCCGAGCGGTCGAATCCAGCTTCGTTACTATCGTTGAGCCAGCGTACCTGCAACATGAGCACAGTGGTGCAAAATATGAGAAGCACACTCATCGTGAGCTGTAACCAGAGGCATGTCATGGTGAAGTTATACTTCATACCATTGGGAGCAGAGGATGGCTTTAGATTGGACTGTATGCTGCTCTGCATAAAGTGCCTCACGGGCAGAAGTGCTATACCCAGAGATAGCACTACCAGGAGCAAGGCATAAAGCAGGGAGTACAGCATGAAATAACTACGTGGGGCAGTGATAAGCGAGAATTTGCTGAAGGGATGGAACAATAGCTCCGAAAGCACCAATCCCATAAACAGTGACAATACGATGAGCATAAAGTACTCTGTCATGAGGTAGATGAGGAGCTGGGCCGTACCGGCGCCATTGGCACGGCGTAGTGCCAGCTCGCGACTGCGTAGCCGTATGCGATTGATAAAAAGCATGAGGAAATTGAAGATAGCGCCCAGCGTAACCATAAAAGATACGATGGCAAATATCCGGAGGTGATTGATCTTGACGGTAGTACCTACGTTGGGAATCGTGGTGTACACAGCTCGTAGTGGCACGGCTATGACTTTGGGTTCATTGGCATATTCGTATTGCTTGGGTATTTTGTTCAGCTTTTTTATAAGCACATCCATCTTTACCCCCGGCCGGAGCTTGATGTATGTGAAATTGCCCCACGAGCACCATTGGCCGGGATCATTGGTATCACACAGACGAGGGGCCATTTGTAGGACTTGAAAGGGTACGTTGGTATGTACTCCCACATCGGGCAAGCCACCCATAAACCCGATTTTGAGGTCGTGGGTATTAATGTTACGCACCGAGATAAGTTTGTCGGACAAGAAATAGTTGGTCTGGCCCTTAGTATATGCCTTAGGTGCGCGAGACTGCCACTGGGGATAAAAGACTTTGAAGAAACTGCTGTCTACGCTGGCAATATCGGCATCAATGATAGAGTCGCGGTCGTTGAGCTTGAATGTTTGGGGATACGTGCGCAACGCTGTAGCAGCCTCAATCTCGGGGAAGTTTTGCTCGAGATAGTTGGCAAGGGGCATCTGTGTATGGGATACATCGCCTATGACAGAGCCCACAGACTTGTCTTGGATGAGGAGATATATCCTATCCTTGTCCTGGATATGAGCATCATAGGACTGCTGATAGTTGATCCAGCTAAGGGTGAAAGAAAACGCAGTAAAGCCTATAGCCAGCCCTACGATGCTAATAATACTTTGTACGCGATACTTGCGCAGATTGCGCCATGCCATGCTGAGGTTGTGTGTAAACATGCATTGATAGTTTTATTATTGTCCTATAATTCACGATGACTTTACAGCTATCTAATCAAAGTCAGTGCCATAGAATCATAGTATTAGTATAGAGCATTATACTATACACACACAAGCACATACAGTGTGTGTAAACGCACTTACAGGCGTTCGTTATCGCACACAATAGCTGGGTTTTTATTACTAACTTTGAGCTTTAAGTTACTATAATATCAGAAACTGATGGATAAGCGTGGGCAAATACTCATCGTGGACGACAATGAAGACATTCTCTTCGCTCTGAACTTGGTGCTCGAGCCCCACTTTGAGAAGATCAGGATATCACCCCATCCCGAACGACTGGAGCATTTCATACGTACCTACCACCCGGATGTGATACTGCTGGATATGAACTTCCGCAAAGATGCCAGCAGTGGCAATGAAGGTTACTACTGGCTGGAGCGAATCAAGCAGTATGACCCCGACGCTGTCGTGATCTTTATCACAGCGTATGCCGATATGGAGAAAGCTGTACAGGCTATCAAGGCGGGCGCAGTGGACTTTATACCCAAACCATGGGAGAAAGAAAAACTACTGGCTACGATATCCTCGGCTCTCAAGCTACGAGAAAGCAGACGTGAGGTGTGCAACCTGAGAGAGCAAGTGGCTGCCATGCAGCGTACCGACCATGAGATCATAGCACAAAGCGATGCAATGCTACAACTGCTGGAAACGATGGAGCACCTGGGCCGGACAGATGCCAATATACTCATACTGGGTGAGAATGGTACGGGCAAAGACCTCGTAGCGCAGAGGCTATACAGAGACTCGCAGCGTAGTAACATGCCATTTGTGCATATAGACATGGGCAGTATACCGGAGCAACTTTTCGAGAGTGAGCTATTCGGTCATGAGAAAGGTGCCTTTACGGATGCCAAGAGAAGTAAAGCGGGTCGATTGGAAACAGCCTCGGGTGGCACAGTTTTTCTCGATGAGATAGGAAACCTATCACTTTCTATGCAAGCAAAGCTACTGACTACAATAGAAAAGAAAGCTATAATGCGACTGGGCTCCAATGTATCGAACCCTCTAAATATACGTATCATATCCGCTACCAATGCGGACATACACGAAATGGTGAGGTCTGGAGCTTTCAGACAAGACTTATTGTACCGCATCAATACCATAGAATTGCATATCCCGCCCCTGAGAGAGCGTGGAAATGACGTACTGTTACTAGCAGATTTCTTTATGAAAAGATACGCTACAAAATATGGTAAGAAGATTACAGCAATATCCGCCATGGCTCAGCGTAAGCTCAAAGATTATACCTGGCCGGGCAATGTGAGAGAACTACAGCATCTTATAGAGCGTGCTGTGATATTGGCAGCAGGAGATACGCTCATGCCTTGTGACTTTGCCCTACACGGCTCATCGTCTGCCAAAAATCTACAGCAGACATTGAATTTGGAGGAACTGGAACGTCAGGCTATAGAGAAAGCGCTGGCGCAAAAAGACGGGAATATGAATCAAGCGGCAGATTTGCTGGGAATTACCCGTTATGCTCTGTACAGAAAGATGGAGAAATACGGCTTATGAGGAGGTTGCCTTATTCATTCGTATTCGCTCTCAAGGCTCTGTTTATATTCCTGATGGGCGCAGCGTGCATCTTGTTGGTGATGCACACATATTATTACACCGCCACGTTGGTAGGCATATTGAGTGCAATGATGGGGTATTCACTGTATCGCGAGCGCATGAGGCTCATCGATTACATGACTTCGCTTATCAGGAGCATACGTGTAGGTGATTTCTCAGACCGATTTACCATGCGAGGTAAACATACGGAAAGGGAGATGAAGATGCTATTAGAGGAGATGAATACCGCGTTGGTACTATTCCAAAAGAAGTTACACGATACTGTACAACAAGAAGCGGAAACGGATGCTTGGCAAAAGCTTATCAGTGTACTTACACATGAGATCATGAATAGCATGACACCTATCATCTCCCTCTCCGACACTATGCGTGAACGAAGTAGCAACTCTCCGGAGAAAGACTATGAGACGATGTCAAGGGCTATGGAAATCATACACAGACGAAGCGAGGGGTTGCTTACATTCATCAACAACTACAGAAGACTCACCAGACTACCCGAACCGAATATCCAATCACGTCCTTTATTGCCTGTACTGATTGCGTTGAACCAACTGCTACAAACGGAGGGGATTGTATTTGATTATAATGTCTACCCCGAGACTCTATCCTTAGCCGTTGACAAGGAGATGCTGGAACAGATGCTAATCAATCTGATACGAAATGCATCGGAGGCGGAGACAAATACAGCAAAAGACTTATCCCAAATATCCGTAAGAGCCTTTTACTCCGAGGGTGGAGTACATATCACAGTGGCAAACAATGGAGAAGCTATCCCTCCTGATGTATTGAAAAAGATTTTTGTGCCTTTCTACTCCACCAAAACAAACGGAAGCGGCATAGGACTAAGCCTATGCCGCCAGATTATGCTTCGCCATCATGGCTCCATCGCTGTAACTACCCAGCCGGGGAATACGACATTTACACTCAAGTTCCCATGCTGAAAATAAAGGAGCTGTGCATGGTAGATAATTTCACTCTTCGCTCCTAAGAACTTTGATAAGCCCTGATGTAAGACGTGACAACTGCTTCGGCTCAATGATGAAGGGAGGCATGATATAACATAGCTTCCCGAAAGGTCTGATCCAGATGCCTTCTTGTACGAACTTCTTTTGCAAAGATGCCATATCTACGGGGTTGTGCATCTCCAATACTCCTATGGCACCCAGCACACGCACTTCCTTGACAGAGGAGAGGTCGGCGGCAGGTGCAAGCTCTTCTTTCAATTGAGCCTCGATAGCTCTGACCTTCTTTTGCCATCCTGATTCTTTCAAAAGCCTTATAGATTCTGCCGCTACGGCACATGCCAACGGATTGGCCATAAATGTGGGACCGTGCATGAAACAACCGGCCTCGCCACTACAGATTATATCGGCAATAGCTTTGGTAGTAATGCTTGCCGAAAGAGTCATATATCCCCCTGTAAGAGCTTTACCGATACACATAATATCCGGTACTAAACTGGCATGCTTGTATGCAAAGATCTCTCCTGTGCGCCCGAAGCCCGTGGCTATTTCATCAAAGATGAGCAACACGCCGTACTGGCTACACAGCCTGCGAGCCTCAACGAGATACTGAGGATGATAGAAATACATACCCCCTGCGCCCTGCACGATGGGCTCGAGGATAAGAGCTGCCAACTCTTCGGATTTCTCAGCTAAGAGTTGTTCGAGCGGTTGAATGTCACGAGGATCCCACACTTGCCCATATCTGCTTTGTGGCTGGGGCAAGAAGTACTGAGAGGGTAATGGCCCTGCAAAAATACCATGCATACCTGTAACAGGATCACAGACACTCATGGCATGCCACGTATCGCCGTGATATCCTGAGCGTATGGTGGCAAAGTGATTTCTGTTCCGTCCTTGAGATTGCTGATACTGGATAGCCATTTTCAAAGCTACCTCTACAGCCACAGATCCGGAATCGGCATAGAAAATCTGATCCAATCCCTGAGGTAATATTTGTAATAACTCACGTGCCAAGTCTACAGCAGGCTCGTGCGTAAACCCGCCAAACATCACATGGCTCATTTGTGTCATCTGCTTTTGCAGGGCTGCATTGAGACGTGGATGATTGTATCCGTGCACAGCAGCCCACCATGAGCTCATGCCGTCGATAAGTTCAGTACCGTCGCACAGTGTTATGACTGCTCCATGCGCTTCTCGTACGGGGTAAACGGGCAGAGGGTCAATGGTGGATGTATAGGGATGCCATAGGTGCTCCCTATCGGTTTGGAGTAATTCGTCAGTGGTCATAGCTCACTTCCCAGTCTTTATGGTTTGTATTTATTTTGCCCATCTCCTGTATCAAGGACATATCCTCCCTCGCCTGACTGCCGATAGTAGTAAGCAAATCGCCTGTAATGGCAGAGTTGATGCCGATGTAAATAGCCTTCTTCTGAATATCCCGGCTAATCTGTGCTCTACCTCCCGAGAATCTCAAAAAAGCATGAGGATTGATTAGTCTGAAGAGAGCCACTGTAGTAAGATACTCTTCGTCAGAGAGAGGAGCCGCATGCTCCAGAGGTGTGCCGGGAATTGGTTGCAATATATTGATAGGGATGGAGAGGGTTCCGATACTGTTGAGATAGAACGCAAATTCGATGCGTTGCTCCATAGTCTCACCCATGCCGATAATTCCGCCCGAACATATACGCATGCCCACCTTACGAGCAGCTCGAAGCGTAGCTTCCTTATCTTGTTGCGTATGCGTGGTACATAAGTTATGAAAATGACTGGGAGCAGTCTCCATATTACAGTGATAGGTGGTAACCCCACTATCAAACAGCTTTTGCAATTTCTCTTCATCCAAAAGCCCTAGCGAGGCGCAACATTTGAGATTTGGAGAGTTCTTCTTAATCATTTTATAAGTAACTGCCATACTTTCTATCTCTCTCGAGGTAGCCGTACGACCACTGGCAACCAAAGAAAACCTACCGATACCCTGATTATGATTATATTTCGATTGAGCTACGCACTCACCGGCATTGACCAATGCATACTTCTCTATTTCCGTGGCAAAATGCGCACTTTGTGCACACCACTTACAGTTTTCGGGGCAATTACCGCTTTTGGCATTGATGATAGAGCAAGTATCGAATACGTTGCCCATAAAATGCTCTGTGATGCGGTGAGCACAATCGTACAATGCCTCCTTGTCCTTTATTACCGATAGTTGCAGAGCTTCTTGCTCTGTAATACATTCGCCGTTTAAGATTTTTTCTTCAATAGAATTGATCATATAATATATTTTAGTGAAACGGTGCCCGAAAGAAAGAATATAGAACTATCAATATTATGAGCAAAAGCAACAGGATACGTATCCCGGTCCTGTAAGGCTGCTCGCATAAGGATCTATATACTTACTTCTTTCATATGCACTACAGGACAGAATCTCCGAGAAATTATCATCGACTCTATCCATTTTATTAAAAAGAAAACCTTCGGGCATGCGGTTTGGAACCGCTGCACGAAGGTTGCAATATCTTGGTTATTGTATGTTACCGCTAAGGTAACGACAGAAGTTTCGCTACAAATTATGACTCTTCCACCCATTTTAGCCTGAAGCAAGATAAACTTTTCATCAGGAAAAGCCTCGTCATCCTCCACATCAGTATCCAGAATACAACACTCGCTCCACGAAAAATCCGACAATGCCTTAGTCTTGATAAAAAGTCTGTCAAGAACGTTCTTTGCCAAAGATACAATAACTACATTTTTGCCTAAGCCTCTAAAAACGGCACTGCCGCACCGACTCCATCTACGGAACGTCAGTGAGGCAGGCCTTATATTGAGAGATCTTAGTGCGTACACTGTATGATTCTTTATTTTGTTACAAGCTCGAGTCTCTTCATTACAGAGAAGATAAACACAGCCGAAAGCACGCAACAGATAACCAGTACACCCCAGAAAGCAACCAAAGGAAGTTGCTCCCAGAAAGTACCCATAACACCTACAAGCAAGTTACCTATAGCAGTGGCAGCCAACCAACCGCCTTGCATAAGACCGCTATACTGAGGAGGAGCTACTTTGGATACGAATGACAGACCCATAGGGCTGAGGAAAAGCTCCGCAATAGTAAGTACGAAATAAGTACCGATAAGCCAATTGGGAGATACCAAGACATCCGATGTTCCTTGCAAAGTAGAAGGAGCTGGTAGGCCAAATGAAGCGAGTAACAATACCACGAAACCTAAAGCAGCGATAAGCATACCGATACCGATCTTT includes the following:
- the bioB gene encoding biotin synthase BioB gives rise to the protein MINSIEEKILNGECITEQEALQLSVIKDKEALYDCAHRITEHFMGNVFDTCSIINAKSGNCPENCKWCAQSAHFATEIEKYALVNAGECVAQSKYNHNQGIGRFSLVASGRTATSREIESMAVTYKMIKKNSPNLKCCASLGLLDEEKLQKLFDSGVTTYHCNMETAPSHFHNLCTTHTQQDKEATLRAARKVGMRICSGGIIGMGETMEQRIEFAFYLNSIGTLSIPINILQPIPGTPLEHAAPLSDEEYLTTVALFRLINPHAFLRFSGGRAQISRDIQKKAIYIGINSAITGDLLTTIGSQAREDMSLIQEMGKINTNHKDWEVSYDH